ttgaagtcagacaacgttttggcctcagctacattctgtgatagtgaattccagacattcaccaccctctgggtgaagaaatttcttctcacatcagttctaaaaggtttaccccttatcctcaaactatgtttCCCTAGTCCTGGGCTCCTccacaattgggaacattctttctgaatccaccctgtctaaccctgttagaatttattaagtttctatgaaatcccttctcactcttctaaactgcagtgaatataatccaaaacgacttagtctctccacatatgacagacctgccatcccagaaatcagctggataaacctttgctgtattccccctatagcaaggacatctatcctcagataaggacaccaaaactgcgcacaacactgcgggtgaggcctcaccaatgccctatacaattgcagcaaaacatccctatccctatactgaaatcctcttgctatgaaggccaacataccatttgtctagattactgcctgctgtacctgcacatttattttcagtgactgatgcgcaTGCACGAGGACTTCAAGGTCGCGCTGAGTAGCCACGTCGCTCAATTTacccccattcaagtaataatatttcttcctattattgctaccaaggagaatagcctcacatttatccacattatgctgcacctgccatgcacatgtgcacacactcaccctgcccaaatcagattgcagcatctctgcatcctcctcacagctcaccctcccatccaactttgtatcatctgcaaatttggagataatacattcagttccctcttctgaatcattgatatataatgtgaacagttgggatccgaGCACAGCTCCCTGCggaacctcactagtcactgacagccaatcagaaaaagacccatttatgccaactctttgcttactATCTgtcaaccagctttctatccatctcaagacattacctgccatGTGCTATAATTTTACAGAGTAATCTGTTGTgtgagaccttatcaaaagccatcTGAAatgctaaataaaccacatccaccagttctccttgaTCAAcactactggttacatcctcaaagaattccaatagattcatcaaacatgagtacccttttgtaaatccatgctgactttgtctgattataccactgccttccaaatgctgagttatgaaatccttgataacagattcttgcaacttccccagtaccgacgttaggctcacttgtcttcagttccctgttttctctccacatccatttttgaatagtgggcttacattagctaccctccaatctgtaggaaccaatccagagtccaaagaattcctatttccttcattcattcattcctgAAAAATTGCTGCAGGAGGGAGAGATTTAAATTCCTCGCTTCAGATCCCAAAGGGTTGCGAGGAAGTCAGATTGGAACCTGGAACATTatctctccacacagatgcttCCAGGACTGCTGACTtttttcagcatttcctgtttacATCTGAGGTCTGCAGCACATTCAGCAGTTTACTTTTACACATGTGTATAGTTTAATATGTTCATATAAAAATACGCATTACATATGTGTTTGTTGCTTCATCTCTGTCCCAGAGATGATTCAGCTGCTCGGTCCTGGGGGGCAGCACCTCACTTCCAATCCGCTCCAGAGCTAACCCCGCCCCTTTGCCGCGCCGTCATTGGTTGGAGGATCCGCCGCCtcctcggtcctccagccccgccccgccctcTACGTATTGGTCAAAGGGAACGTCACTCAGCGGCTGCTCACTCCTCGGACTTGAAGCCGTTTGCGCTTCCCACCGCCGCGGAATGGATTCTCTTTGGTAACCTGTCAGTCCTGTAGCACTCTCAGGTTTGTATTTTATTCTCTCTGCGTCCAGCCCTACACCATTGTACAGCTCACTCGAATTGGGGAAAATTTATTTTCCGTCGATGATTCGGCCTTTTAATAATTGCCTTCGCCAGGAGCTCAGCGCGCAGGCGCAGAGCCGGTCCCGTGTCTGAGCTTGCGCATTGCTTGACAGCTGATGGGGGCATAACTAAAGGGACAgaagcaaaatacagcggatgctggaatctgaaggaaaaacataaaatgctggaaaatttcagcaggtctggcagcatctgtggggagagaatagagccaacatttcatgtctacatgaccctttgtcagagctgagaacaGAGAATCAGTAGAGATTTATACTAAGAAGCGTGGAATGGGACGAAGGGAAGTGAGGATACAGAAGGTGCTATAAGTGtctattaagtgatcagaatgtgtgaatgacagaacagaggtacaggtgTTTAATGGACTGCCTGGGattgtggcagttgccctgaaagtgagaaaatggaagtgagaaggatgatgaaatggatgaatgagatgaaataaaataaatgaaacaaaataaatggaaattgggtaaaggtggaggagagagttcatcctctgaaattgctgaactcaatgttcagtccagaagtctgtaaagtgcccaatcggaagatgaggtgctgttcctccacttTGTGTTGaggttcgctagaacattgcaaaaggcaaactggaggaacagttggacactTTACAGTCTTCTGGACCGAGCATGGAGTTACAACTTCAGAGGATCAACTCTGTCCTCCACCTTTACCCcaattccatttattttattttgtttcatctcattgatccattttatcatccttctttctcacttccatgtttccacttctccattccggCTCCCTTTCTTGCCCCCTCcacccttcagggcaactgctgCAATCCCTCAACCTTTGGTACCTCTCTTCTGCCATTCATGCATTCTGATCAATTAatggccactgttagcaccttctcagcctactGTATCCTCATTTCCATTATCTTTGTCCCATtctaccccctccccaaaccGTCACAATTAAAGGGACACTGTCCCTCTGATTTAAAGGGACAGACATTCTCTGAGAGGAGGGACTACAGGTTTTGGGGCAACATATAGTTAAAGCTAGTAAATTGTTCTGAGTTTCTTTCTTCGAGTTTTTATTTATTGCTGATGGAAACTTGTTTTCCAGGGCAAGGATTTGAAGATCAAAAGCTTAGACGAAATACCAGATCGATCTGTCTGATTCACATTGTTAATCAGGACCTGAAGGTTAATCACAACATGGAAGAGAAGAGCTGCATTTGCTGCATCAACAGACTGGTCACATGTTCAATGTGTGAATGCGGATTCAAACGATCGTCTGACCACGGGAGGTGCAAGTGTGACCAAACCAGGGAGAGGCCAtgtaaatgtgtggactgtgggaagagatttagttacccatctgagctggaaactcatcaacgcagtcacaccggaatgaggccattcacttgtcccgagtgtgggaagggattcactcagtcatcaaccttgctgagacaccagcgaggtcacacaggggagagaccgttcacttgctgtatttgtgagaagggatttatttattcatgtgacCTActggcacaccagcgaattcacactggggagagacctttcacttgctctgtgtgtgagaaggaatTCGGTCAATCATCTACCTTGCTAAGACACCTGagatttcacactggggagagaccattcacctgctcagtgtgtgggaagggatttactcagtcatctgACTTGCTggcacaccaacgagttcacactggggagaaaccattcacctgctcagtgtgtgaggagagattcacTCATTCCTCCAACCTGcttacacaccagcgagttcacactggggagagacccttcacctgctctgtgtgtgagaagagattcaaacaagcctccaacctgctgacacacgagcgtgttcacactggggagagaccatttacctgctcagtgtgtgggaagggattcaaacgAGCCTCCAACCTGGTGAGCCACCAGCGagtac
The Mustelus asterias chromosome 16, sMusAst1.hap1.1, whole genome shotgun sequence DNA segment above includes these coding regions:
- the LOC144505289 gene encoding uncharacterized protein LOC144505289, producing the protein MEEKSCICCINRLVTCSMCECGFKRSSDHGRCKCDQTRERPCKCVDCGKRFSYPSELETHQRSHTGMRPFTCPECGKGFTQSSTLLRHQRGHTGERPFTCCICEKGFIYSCDLLAHQRIHTGERPFTCSVCEKEFGQSSTLLRHLRFHTGERPFTCSVCGKGFTQSSDLLAHQRVHTGEKPFTCSVCEERFTHSSNLLTHQRVHTGERPFTCSVCEKRFKQASNLLTHERVHTGERPFTCSVCGKGFKRASNLVSHQRVHTGEKPFTCSVCGKGFSKSSYLVKHLQVHN